A region of Centropristis striata isolate RG_2023a ecotype Rhode Island chromosome 17, C.striata_1.0, whole genome shotgun sequence DNA encodes the following proteins:
- the cnga1b gene encoding cyclic nucleotide-gated channel rod photoreceptor subunit alpha, giving the protein MVHPITCQVSSAEDPECRRLEVRGYNSSMAKVAPLDPSPSSRITPPTIVLSDMEEEPDEVRQGGRADQRAGPGILFNANNSNNNEEEKEKQEKRERKEKKKKEKEEKEKEKEAKEKEKEKEKKAKEEAAKEITVIDPAGNTYYHWLAVITIPVMYNWTLIIARACFEELQSDYLMQWFLVDLFSDAIYIADMIFRTRTGYLEQGLLVKDEQKLRDRYMKSFQFKLDLVSMVPTDMLYLVFGTKYPEIRLNKLFRFNRMLEFFQRTETRTNYPNALRISNLVMYIVIIIHWNACLYYSFSKAIGFGADRFVYPDPSDPEFGRLIRKYAYSMYWSTLTLTTIGETPPPQENSEYIFVVADFLVGVLIFATIVGNVGSMITNMNAARASFQARIDAIKQYMSFRKVTKDLEKRVIKWFDFLWTNKKAVDEREVLKFLPDKLRAEIAINVHLDTLKKVRIFADCEAGLLVELVLKLQPQVYSPGDYICKKGDIGREMYIIKEGKLAVVADDGIKQFVVLSDGSYFGEISILAIKGSKAGNRRTANIRSIGYSDLFCLSKDDLMQALTEYPDAKALLEEKGRQILMKDGLLDLEVAAQGPDPKEIEEKVDRMTSMLDALQTRYARLLAEHDATHSKLKHRVTRLEKKLTPAPGDAPPPPTPEKHLEEEKK; this is encoded by the exons atggttcatccaatcacctgccag GTGAGCAGTGCAGAGGATCCTGAGTGCAG ACGCTTG GAAGTCAGAGGATATAATTCCTCCATGGCCAAAGTAGCTCCATTGGACCCGTCCCCCAGCTCCCGGATAACTCCGCCCACCATCGTTCTATCAGACATGGAGGAGGAGCCAGACGAAGTTCGGCAGGGGGGCAG AGCCGATCAAAGAGCCGGACCAGGAATTCTGTTCAAcgccaacaacagcaacaacaatgaAGAAGA GAAGGAGAAGCAGGAGAAaagggagaggaaggagaagaagaagaaggagaaagaggagaaggaaaaggagaaagaagcaaaagagaaagaaaaagagaaggagaagaaggccAAAGAAGAGGC TGCGAAGGAGATCACAGTGATTGACCCGGCAGGTAATACCTACTACCACTGGCTGGCTGTTATCACCATCCCCGTAATGTACAACTGGACCCTGATCATagccag ggcgTGTTTCGAGGAGCTGCAGTCAGACTATTTGATGCAATGGTTCCTTGTGGACTTGTTCAGTGACGCGATCTACATCGCCGACATGATCTTCAGAACAAGGACCG GTTACCTGGAGCAGGGTCTGCTGGTGAAGGACGAGCAGAAGCTGCGAGATCGTTACATGAAGAGCTTCCAGTTCAAGCTGGACCTGGTCTCCATGGTTCCCACAGACATGCTGTACCTCGTCTTTGGCACGAAGTACCCCGAAATCCGCCTCAACAAGCTGTTTAGGTTCAACAG gATGCTGGAGTTCTTCCAGAGGACGGAGACCAGGACGAATTACCCCAACGCCCTCCGTATCTCCAACCTCGTCATGtacatcgtcatcatcatccaCTGGAACGCCTGCCTCTACTACTCCTTCTCCAAGGCTATCG GTTTTGGTGCGGACAGGTTTGTCTATCCTGACCCATCAGATCCGGAGTTTGGTCGCCTGATCAGAAAGTACGCCTACAGTATGTACTGGTCCACGCTGACGCTCACCACCATTGGAGAGACTCCCCCCCCCCAGGAAAACTCAGAATACATCTTTGTCGTCGCTGACTTCCTG GTGGGTGTGTTGATCTTTGCCACCATCGTCGGTAACGTTGGTTCGATGATCACCAACATGAACGCTGCCAGAGCAAGCTTCCAGGCTCGCATCGACGCCATCAAACAATACATGAGCTTCCGTAAG GTGACTAAGGACCTCGAGAAGCGAGTGATCAAATGGTTTGACTTCCTGTGGACCAATAAGAAAGCAGTGGATGAGAGGGAGGTGTTGAAGTTCCTGCCTGACAAATTGAGAGCCGAGATCGCCATCAACGTCCACCTGGACACCCTGAAGAAG GTTCGGATCTTTGCGGACTGCGAGGCCGGTCTGCTGGTGGAGCTGGTGCTGAAGCTGCAGCCTCAGGTCTACAGTCCAGGAGACTACATCTGTAAGAAGGGCGACATTGGCAGAGAGATGTACATCATCAAGGAGGGGAAACTGGCGGTGGTCGCTGACGACGGCATCAAGCAGTTTGTCGTCCTGAGCGACGGAAGCTACTTCGGAGAGATCAGCATCCTGGCCATTAAAG gaAGTAAGGCAGGAAACAGGAGGACGGCAAACATCAGGAGCATCGGGTACTCGGACCTCTTCTGTCTGTCCAAAGACGACCTGATGCAGGCGCTGACCGAGTACCCGGACGCCAAGGCCCTGCTGGAGGAGAAGGGGAGGCAGATCCTGATGAAGGACGGGCTGCTGGACCTGGAG GTGGCGGCGCAGGGCCCCGACCCCAAAGAGATCGAGGAGAAGGTGGACCGGATGACGAGCATGCTGGATGCCCTCCAGACGCGCTACGCCCGCCTGCTGGCCGAGCACGACGCCACGCACAGCAAGCTGAAGCACCGCGTGACCCGGCTGGAGAAGAAGCTGACGCCGGCCCCAGGCGACGCCCCGCCCCCGCCCACGCCTGAGAAAcacctggaggaggagaagaagtag